CGCCCATGTCGATCCGCACGTCTCGTCGCTGTTCTGGCGGCGGATGGGCGCCTGAACCGGAGATATCAGACGTGCGCGTGATCATTCTTGGGGCCACATCCGGCATCGCCGAAGCGACCGCCCGCCTCTATGCCAAGGAGGGTGCCGACCTGCTGCTGGTCGGGCGTCAGGCCGAGCGGCTGGCTGCCATCGCCACCGACCTGAAGGCGCGGGGCGCCATCAGTACCCAGGTGGCGGTCACCGATCTTGCCGCAACGACCGATGCGCGCCAGGAGTTGGCCGGTTTCATCGAGCGCCTCGGTGGTGTCGATCACGTGCTGATCGCCTACGGCATCCTGGGCGATCAGGATCAGGCATGGGCCGATCCGGCAGAGGCGGCCCGCATACTGACCGTCAATTTCAACTCGGCTGCTGCCTGGATACTCGCAATCGCTGACCGCCTCGAGCGGAAGGGCCGGGGATCCCTGGTGGTCCTCGGTTCGGTCGCGGGCGACCGCGGCAGACGGGCCAATTTCGTCTATGGCGCGGCCAAGGCGGGTCTCGCCACGCTGGTGGAAGGTGTCGCCCATCGTTTTGCCGGCAAGGGACCCCGCATCGTGGTCGTCAAGCCGGGACCGACGGTCACCGCGATGACGGCAGGCATGGTCCGCAAGGGCCCGCTCTGGGCGAGCGCCGAGCAGGTGGCGCTGGTGGTGCGCCGTGCGGCCGACCGCGGCGGACCCGTCGCCTACGCGCCCTGGTTCTGGCGCTACATCATGCTGATCATCCGGTTCCTGCCGGCACCGATCTTCAACCGGCTGGAGATCTGATGGCGACCATCATCGTCACCGGTGCCGCGGGGCTGGTCGGCCAGAATCTGATCGCCCGCCTGAAGACGCGGCCTGGTACCCGGATCATCGGCATCGATAAGCATCCGGCCAATACGGCCCTGCTGCGCCGGGTCCATCCGGAGATCGAGGTGATCGAGGCCGATCTGGCGGTTCCAGGCGCCTGGGCCGATGCCTTCGCGGGCGCCGATGCGGTGGTGATCAACCAGGCGCAGATCGGCGGCCTGGACGAAGCGGAGTTCGTTGCCAATAACGTCACCGCCACCGAGCATATCGTGGCAGCTGCCCGCACCCACGCGATCCCCTATTTCGTCCAGATCAGCTCATCGGTCGTCAATTCGGTGGCCGATGATTTCTACACCCGCTCCAAGACCGCCCAGGAGCGCTTCATCGACACCTGCGACATCCCGCATGCCGTGCTCAGGCCGACGCTGATGTTTGGCTGGTTCGACCGCAAGCATCTCGGCTGGCTGCGGCGGTTCATGGACCGCACGCCGGTCTTCCCGATTCCGGGCGATGGCCGCTACATCCGCCAGCCGCTCTATGTCGGCGATTTCGTCGCCGTCATCATGTCCTGCCTCGAGCGCCGGACGACCGGCACGTTTGACATATCCGGCCGCGAGCAGATCGATTACGGCGACCTGATCAAGCTGATCCACACGATCGTCCGGCCCAAGGCCCGCATCGTTCACATCCCCTACGGGCTGTTCTGGTTGCTGCTCACGATCTACGGGCTGGTCGATCGCAATCCGCCCTTCACCACCAGCCAGCTTGCCGCCCTGGTGATTCCCGAGACCTTTCCGGTCATCGACTGGCCCGGTATCTTTCAGGTCCAGGCAACGCCGCTCAGGCAGGCGCTCGAGGAGACCTACCTCGATCCCCGCTATGCCGGCATCACGCTCGAATTCTAGGGAGCCGCAGCTTGGCACGTCTGGTCATCATCGGAGCAGGCCCCATGGGGCTCGCCGCGGCCCACCGTGCTGTTTCGCTCGGCCATGAGGTCGATCTGGTCGAGGCTGACACGAAGCCCGGGGGCATGGCCGCTCACTTCGATTTCGGCGGCCTGTCGATCGAGCGCTTCTACCATTTCGTCTGCAAGGCGGACGATCCGACCTTCGCGCTGATGCGCGAACTCGGCATTGGTGACCGCATGCGCTGGGTGCCGACCTCGATGGGCTATTTCATCGGCGGCAAGATCCATCCCTGGGGCGATCCGGTGTCGCTTCTGACCTTCCCTCATCTTAGCCTCTGGTCGAAGTTCCGCACCGGCTTGCAGATGTTCCTGACCACGCGGCGGCGGGACTTCGCATCGATCGAGGGGCTCACTGCGCGCCAGTGGATCGAGGGCGGCTCGGGCAAGGCCGTCTTCGATACGCTCTGGAAGCGCCTGCTGAAGCTCAAGTTCTTCGAGATGGCCGATGAGGTTTCGGCCTCGTGGATCGCCACCCGTGTGCGGCGCGTCGGCACCTCGCGACGTTCCATCTTCCAGGAAGAGCTCGGCTATGTTGAGGGCGGCTCCGAGACGCTGGTCGAGGCCCTGGTCGCGGCGATCGTGGCAAAGGGCGGCCGGCTTCACCTTGGCGCGCCAGCTGAGACAGTTGAGACAGCCGATGGCCGCGTCAGCGGCGTGCGTGCCGGCGGGCGGCTGATCGAGGCCGACCATGTCATCTCCACCGTGCCGACGCCGCTGATCTCGCGTCTGGTGCCGGACCTGCCGGCCGACTGGCAGGCGCGCTATGACGCCATCCGCAACATCGGCGTGGTCTGCCTGCTCCTCAAGCTGAAGCGGTCGGTCTCGAAGAACTTCTGGGTCAACATCATCGATCCCGACATCGAAATTCCCGGACTGATCGAGTTTTCCAACCTCCGGCCGGTCGGGGAGACGGTCGTCTATGTGCCCTATTACATGCCCACCTCGCACCCGAAATGGACCTGGACCGATGCCCAGTTCATCGACGAGGCCATGGGCTATATCGGCAAGGTCAACCCCGCCATCACCCGCGACGACCTGATCGACAGTGCGGTCGGACGTCTCCGCTACGCGCAGCCGGTCTGCGAGCCGAACTTTCGCGACAAGCTGCCGCCGATCCAGACGCCGATCACCGGCCTTCAGATTGCCGACACGGCGTTCTACTATCCAGAGGATCGCGGTATCGCGGAGAGCATCCGCTATGGCCGCATGATGGCCGAGGCTATCCCGCGCGCTTGAGCGCGGTCAGCCCTGGCCGTCACCCCCGCCGCCATGAGGCAGACATGACCAGCACCCGTATCGAGACCGACACGTTCGGCCCCATTGACGTCGCCTCGGACCGCTACTGGGGCGCACAAACCCAGCGAAGCTTGCAGAACTTCCGCATCGGCGAGGATCGCCAGCCGACACCGGTCATCCGCGCTCTCGGCATCGTCAAGCGTGCGGCGGCTGAGGCGAACCGGGACCTCGGGCGCCTGGATCCGCAGATCGCTTCGGCGATCGTCGCGGCGGCTCAGGAGGTCATCGAAGGCAAGCTTGCCGGCCACTTCCCGCTTGTCGTCTGGCAAACCGGCTCGGGCACCCAGACCAACATGAACGCCAATGAGGTCATTTCGAACCGGGCGATCGAGGCGCTCGGCGGCGTGCTCGGCTCGAAGAAGCCGGTGCATCCCAATGACCATGTGAACATGTCGCAATCGTCGAACGATACCTACCCGACCGCCATGCACATCGCCTGCGCCGAGGAGATGATCCACCGCCTGATCCCGGCTCTCACCCATCTCCGCGCGACGCTGGCCGTCAAGCAGCATGCCTTTGCCGACATCATCAAGATCGGCCGCACCCACACCCAGGACGCGACGCCACTGACGCTCGGCCAGGAATTCTCAGGCTATGTCACCCAGGTCGACCACGGCATCGAACGGTTGCGCATGACGCTGCCGCATCTGATGCAGCTGGCGCAGGGTGGCACCGCGGTTGGCACCGGTCTTAATGCGCCCATCGGCTTCGCCGAGGCAGTCGCCGCCCGCATCGCCGCCATCACCGAACTGCCCTTCACCTCGGCGCCCAACAAGTTCGAGGCGCTGGCCGCTCACGACGCCATGGTCTTCGCCCACGGTGCCGTCAACACGGTCGCCGCCTCGCTGTTCAAGATCGCCAACGATATCCGGTTCCTGGGCTCCGGCCCGCGCTCCGGCCTTGGTGAACTGGCGCTGCCTGAGAACGAGCCGGGCTCGTCGATCATGCCGGGCAAGGTCAATCCGACCCAGAGCGAGGCGCTGACCCAGGTCTGCGTCCAGGTCTTCGGCAATCATGCCGCGCTGACCTTCGCAGGCTCCCAGGGTCACTTCGAGCTGAACGTGTTCAACCCGGTCATGGCCTTCAACTTCCTGCACTCGGTCCGTCTGCTGGCCGATGCCGCTATGTCGTTTGCCGACAATTGCGTCGTCGGCATCGAGGCCCGCATCGACAACATCAAGGCGGGTGTCGAGCGCTCGCTGATGCTGGTCACCGCGCTCGCCCCCGAGATCGGCTACGACGCCTCGGCCAAGATCGCCAAGACAGCGCACAAGAACGGCACGACCTTGCGCGAGGAAGCGCTGAAGTCAGGCCTGGTCACGCCCGAGACCTATGACCGCCTGGTCGATCCCGCCAAGATGATCGGACCTGGCTGACGCTGCCTGCCTCGGCCGGACGAGGGATGGACGCAGCCGGCATACTCTCTGGTATCTTCTCTGGCCTGCTGCACAATGGCAGGCAAGGCTGGGGGACCGGACGTCGCCGCCCTCTCGCCCGTTGATGAAGGACCACCATGTCGGAAGCCGTCATTCCGCCGCCGCTTGCAGGGCTTGGCGGGACAAAACCGCCCGCTCCGGCCTGGTTTGATGCGGCATTGGGCCTAGCGCCTGAGCGCGGCACGGTCGAGGTCGAAGGTGCCCAGATCGAGACGCTGGCCTGGGGTGACATTGGCAAGCCTGGCCTGCTTCTCCTTCATGGCGGAATGGCCCATGCCGACTGGTGGAGCTTCATCGCGCCCTTCTTCGCCGAGACCCATCGGGTCGTCGCCTTCTCCTGG
This region of Phreatobacter aquaticus genomic DNA includes:
- a CDS encoding SDR family NAD(P)-dependent oxidoreductase, with translation MRVIILGATSGIAEATARLYAKEGADLLLVGRQAERLAAIATDLKARGAISTQVAVTDLAATTDARQELAGFIERLGGVDHVLIAYGILGDQDQAWADPAEAARILTVNFNSAAAWILAIADRLERKGRGSLVVLGSVAGDRGRRANFVYGAAKAGLATLVEGVAHRFAGKGPRIVVVKPGPTVTAMTAGMVRKGPLWASAEQVALVVRRAADRGGPVAYAPWFWRYIMLIIRFLPAPIFNRLEI
- a CDS encoding NAD-dependent epimerase/dehydratase family protein, whose product is MATIIVTGAAGLVGQNLIARLKTRPGTRIIGIDKHPANTALLRRVHPEIEVIEADLAVPGAWADAFAGADAVVINQAQIGGLDEAEFVANNVTATEHIVAAARTHAIPYFVQISSSVVNSVADDFYTRSKTAQERFIDTCDIPHAVLRPTLMFGWFDRKHLGWLRRFMDRTPVFPIPGDGRYIRQPLYVGDFVAVIMSCLERRTTGTFDISGREQIDYGDLIKLIHTIVRPKARIVHIPYGLFWLLLTIYGLVDRNPPFTTSQLAALVIPETFPVIDWPGIFQVQATPLRQALEETYLDPRYAGITLEF
- a CDS encoding NAD(P)/FAD-dependent oxidoreductase; the protein is MARLVIIGAGPMGLAAAHRAVSLGHEVDLVEADTKPGGMAAHFDFGGLSIERFYHFVCKADDPTFALMRELGIGDRMRWVPTSMGYFIGGKIHPWGDPVSLLTFPHLSLWSKFRTGLQMFLTTRRRDFASIEGLTARQWIEGGSGKAVFDTLWKRLLKLKFFEMADEVSASWIATRVRRVGTSRRSIFQEELGYVEGGSETLVEALVAAIVAKGGRLHLGAPAETVETADGRVSGVRAGGRLIEADHVISTVPTPLISRLVPDLPADWQARYDAIRNIGVVCLLLKLKRSVSKNFWVNIIDPDIEIPGLIEFSNLRPVGETVVYVPYYMPTSHPKWTWTDAQFIDEAMGYIGKVNPAITRDDLIDSAVGRLRYAQPVCEPNFRDKLPPIQTPITGLQIADTAFYYPEDRGIAESIRYGRMMAEAIPRA
- the fumC gene encoding class II fumarate hydratase, producing the protein MTSTRIETDTFGPIDVASDRYWGAQTQRSLQNFRIGEDRQPTPVIRALGIVKRAAAEANRDLGRLDPQIASAIVAAAQEVIEGKLAGHFPLVVWQTGSGTQTNMNANEVISNRAIEALGGVLGSKKPVHPNDHVNMSQSSNDTYPTAMHIACAEEMIHRLIPALTHLRATLAVKQHAFADIIKIGRTHTQDATPLTLGQEFSGYVTQVDHGIERLRMTLPHLMQLAQGGTAVGTGLNAPIGFAEAVAARIAAITELPFTSAPNKFEALAAHDAMVFAHGAVNTVAASLFKIANDIRFLGSGPRSGLGELALPENEPGSSIMPGKVNPTQSEALTQVCVQVFGNHAALTFAGSQGHFELNVFNPVMAFNFLHSVRLLADAAMSFADNCVVGIEARIDNIKAGVERSLMLVTALAPEIGYDASAKIAKTAHKNGTTLREEALKSGLVTPETYDRLVDPAKMIGPG